The following proteins come from a genomic window of Bacillus sp. Marseille-P3661:
- a CDS encoding non-oxidative hydroxyarylic acid decarboxylases subunit C → MAYYDFREFLQKLEEENQLLMINQEVMPDTDLGAATRAINNLGQDTPALLFNTINGYYKARIAMNVIGSWPNHALMMGMPKNTPVKEQFFEFARRYAQYPVAVQREEIAPFHEIEIIDNINLFEIVPLFRLNEGDGGCYIDKACVISRDQDDPTHYGKQNVGIYRLQVKGKDRLGIQPVPQHDIAIHLKQAEERGENLPVVITLGNEPVITTVASSPILYDQSEYEMAGAIQGEPYRVVKAKDSDLDIPWGAEVVLEGEILAGVREFEGPFGEFTGHYSGGRNMPVIQINRVYHRRDPIFEHLYLGMPWTEIDYMMGVNTCVPLYQQLKDAYPEEIVAVNAMYTHGLVAIISTKSRYGGFAKAVGMRALTTPHGLGYCKMVIVVDEDVDPFNLPQVMWALSTKLHPKYDAVVIPNLSVLPLDPGSDPAGITDKIILDATTPIAPEIRGHYSQGLKSPVNTEKWEGILGEMLQNQQKGSVQHAHLSTV, encoded by the coding sequence ATGGCTTATTATGATTTTCGGGAGTTTTTACAAAAGCTTGAAGAGGAGAATCAGCTTCTAATGATTAATCAGGAGGTTATGCCGGATACCGATCTTGGTGCTGCGACGCGGGCGATTAATAATTTGGGACAAGATACACCTGCTTTATTATTCAATACTATTAATGGATATTACAAAGCTCGCATCGCTATGAACGTTATTGGCTCATGGCCAAACCATGCGTTAATGATGGGAATGCCGAAGAATACGCCAGTCAAAGAGCAGTTCTTTGAATTTGCTAGACGATATGCTCAGTATCCAGTTGCTGTTCAGCGTGAAGAAATTGCACCATTTCATGAAATAGAAATAATTGATAATATCAATCTGTTTGAAATAGTGCCATTGTTTCGATTAAATGAAGGCGATGGTGGCTGCTACATAGATAAAGCATGCGTGATATCTCGAGACCAGGACGACCCAACACATTATGGCAAGCAAAATGTGGGGATCTACCGCTTGCAGGTGAAAGGAAAAGACCGTTTAGGCATTCAGCCAGTACCGCAGCATGATATAGCGATTCATTTAAAGCAGGCTGAAGAACGTGGTGAAAATTTACCTGTAGTGATAACGCTAGGAAATGAGCCTGTGATCACAACTGTAGCGTCTTCTCCAATTTTATATGATCAGTCCGAATATGAAATGGCTGGGGCCATCCAAGGTGAGCCGTATAGAGTTGTTAAAGCAAAGGATTCAGATCTAGATATTCCTTGGGGTGCAGAAGTTGTTTTGGAAGGTGAAATTCTGGCAGGAGTACGTGAATTTGAGGGCCCGTTTGGTGAGTTTACCGGTCATTATTCTGGTGGGCGGAATATGCCGGTCATTCAAATTAATCGTGTTTACCATCGTAGAGATCCAATCTTTGAGCATCTTTATCTAGGTATGCCTTGGACGGAAATTGATTATATGATGGGTGTTAATACATGCGTACCTCTTTATCAACAATTAAAAGATGCGTATCCGGAAGAAATTGTTGCTGTAAATGCGATGTATACACATGGACTTGTAGCAATTATATCAACGAAGAGCAGGTATGGAGGTTTCGCAAAAGCAGTCGGTATGCGGGCACTTACAACACCGCATGGATTGGGCTATTGTAAAATGGTTATTGTTGTGGATGAGGATGTTGATCCATTTAACTTACCGCAGGTTATGTGGGCACTTTCTACAAAACTTCACCCAAAATATGATGCAGTCGTAATTCCGAATCTGTCGGTTCTCCCACTTGATCCTGGTTCTGACCCTGCAGGAATAACAGATAAAATAATTTTAGACGCAACTACTCCGATAGCACCAGAAATAAGAGGTCATTATTCTCAAGGCCTTAAATCCCCAGTAAACACAGAAAAGTGGGAGGGAATTCTTGGTGAGATGTTACAAAATCAACAAAAAGGGAGTGTTCAGCATGCACATTTGTCCACGGTGTGA
- a CDS encoding non-oxidative hydroxyarylic acid decarboxylases subunit D produces the protein MHICPRCESYSDVIAKSPKYGVWEMYQCAICFFTWRSNEPEYITNPKKYNKAFKVNPADVPNAIVVPAVPERR, from the coding sequence ATGCACATTTGTCCACGGTGTGAATCATACAGTGACGTAATTGCTAAATCACCTAAATATGGAGTTTGGGAAATGTATCAGTGTGCTATCTGTTTTTTTACATGGCGATCAAATGAACCAGAATATATTACAAATCCGAAAAAATACAACAAAGCGTTCAAAGTGAACCCAGCAGATGTTCCAAATGCAATCGTAGTGCCGGCAGTACCTGAAAGAAGATGA
- a CDS encoding ATP-grasp domain-containing protein, translated as MKKRIWFNRWFSTVYHYIKMIKENPDQIEFEIYGTHPNPKSVYFLLCDHSEQEPVLNVDDYIQYCLEYCRKNKIDIFIPQFRLTEIMKHEKEFNNIGTQLLGPPSYLVEQISDKGKLFKRCEKDAFAPLPAYEVVNNVHDFVNAYQNIKKLGYQVCFKPCNGIGGAGFRILTEERVTLEGLIGYVSNQISIHDVTDILAGHETFDDLMVMEYLSGNEYSIDCLAYDGELLAAVPRKKEFGRIRMLEGKQELLEIAKKVNDTFKIPYIYNIQIRYNQGSPKLLEINPRMSGGLHISCFSGINFPYLALKLLLTGKAEVPKPIFDIEATHIEYPLEFNRKIDL; from the coding sequence ATGAAAAAAAGAATTTGGTTTAACCGTTGGTTTTCCACTGTTTATCATTATATTAAAATGATCAAAGAAAATCCGGACCAAATTGAATTTGAGATCTATGGAACACACCCAAATCCAAAAAGTGTATATTTTCTGCTATGCGATCATTCAGAGCAGGAACCTGTTTTAAATGTAGATGATTATATTCAATATTGCTTGGAATACTGCCGTAAAAACAAAATTGATATTTTTATTCCACAGTTCCGTTTAACAGAAATTATGAAACATGAAAAAGAATTTAATAATATTGGAACTCAACTTTTAGGGCCGCCATCATATTTAGTTGAGCAAATTTCTGATAAAGGAAAACTATTTAAACGATGTGAAAAGGACGCATTTGCGCCGCTGCCTGCGTATGAGGTTGTTAACAATGTTCACGACTTTGTAAATGCTTATCAAAATATCAAGAAGTTAGGATATCAAGTTTGTTTTAAACCATGTAATGGGATTGGTGGAGCTGGCTTTCGAATACTAACTGAAGAACGTGTAACACTAGAAGGATTGATTGGGTACGTATCCAATCAAATATCCATTCATGATGTAACGGATATTTTAGCTGGCCATGAGACATTCGATGATTTAATGGTCATGGAGTATTTATCAGGGAATGAATATAGCATTGATTGCTTAGCATATGACGGGGAGTTATTAGCTGCTGTTCCTAGAAAAAAAGAATTTGGAAGAATTCGGATGCTTGAAGGGAAACAAGAGTTGCTGGAGATTGCTAAAAAGGTAAATGACACCTTTAAGATTCCGTATATATATAATATCCAAATTAGATATAATCAAGGAAGTCCTAAGTTACTAGAAATTAACCCAAGAATGTCCGGTGGTTTACATATTTCGTGTTTCTCAGGGATTAATTTCCCTTACTTGGCTTTGAAGCTATTGTTAACTGGGAAGGCAGAAGTTCCTAAGCCTATATTTGATATTGAAGCTACACATATTGAATATCCTTTAGAATTTAACAGAAAAATAGATCTGTAA
- the htpG gene encoding molecular chaperone HtpG gives MAKKEFQAESKRLLEMMINSIYSHKEIFLRELISNASDAIDKMYYKALTDDSINFEKEQYYIKVVADKENRTLQIVDTGIGMTQEELEKNLGIIAKSGSLAFKTENELKDGHDIIGQFGVGFYSAFMVADVVTVVTKAFGSEQAYKWESTGADGYTMEPVEKETVGTEITLKIKENTEDENYDEFLQEYRLKAIIKKYSDFIRYPIKMDTTVSRPKEDSENEFEDVKEEQIVNSMVPIWRKNKNELTDEDYENFYNEKRYGFDKPLKHIHISVDGAVRYNAILFIPETIPFDYYSKEFEKGLELYSSGVLIMEKCADLLPDYFSFVKGMVDSEDLSLNISREILQHDRQLKLIAKNIKNKIKSQLQSLLKDERDKYEKFYQSFGRQLKYGVYSDFGANKSDLQDLLMFYSSKEKKLVTLDEYVSRMPEDQKYIYYAAGESNERIEKLPQTELVAEKGYEILYFTDDIDEFAIKMLMNYKEKEFKSVSSGDLGIEEDSQNSTETEEKENKDLFGYMKEVLAGKVKDVKASKRLRSHPVCLSTEGEVTIEMEKILQAMPDNQNIKADKILEINVNHDVFKSLKSSFETDKEKLNLYTNLLYSQALLIEGLPIEDPVEFTNDVCKIMV, from the coding sequence ATGGCTAAAAAAGAGTTTCAAGCTGAATCAAAAAGATTATTAGAAATGATGATTAACTCTATTTATTCACACAAAGAAATCTTTTTAAGAGAGTTAATTTCAAACGCAAGTGATGCCATTGATAAAATGTATTACAAAGCACTAACAGACGACTCTATTAATTTTGAAAAAGAACAGTACTATATCAAAGTAGTCGCTGATAAAGAAAATCGAACATTGCAAATTGTCGACACTGGTATTGGGATGACCCAAGAAGAGCTAGAAAAAAATCTTGGAATTATTGCTAAAAGTGGCTCTTTAGCATTCAAAACTGAAAATGAGTTAAAAGATGGCCATGATATTATTGGACAATTTGGGGTCGGCTTTTATTCGGCCTTTATGGTTGCGGATGTCGTCACAGTGGTTACGAAAGCTTTCGGAAGTGAACAGGCCTATAAATGGGAATCTACTGGTGCAGACGGATATACGATGGAACCTGTCGAAAAAGAAACTGTAGGCACCGAAATCACTCTAAAAATTAAAGAAAACACAGAAGATGAAAACTATGATGAGTTTTTACAAGAATATCGCTTAAAAGCAATCATAAAGAAATACTCTGATTTTATTCGCTATCCAATTAAAATGGACACAACAGTAAGCCGTCCTAAAGAAGACAGTGAGAATGAATTTGAGGATGTAAAAGAAGAACAAATCGTCAATAGCATGGTACCAATTTGGAGAAAGAATAAAAACGAGCTTACGGATGAAGATTATGAGAACTTTTATAACGAAAAACGTTATGGGTTCGACAAACCGCTTAAGCATATTCATATTAGCGTAGATGGTGCGGTACGATATAATGCAATTTTGTTTATTCCTGAAACTATACCATTTGACTATTATTCTAAGGAATTTGAAAAAGGCTTAGAGCTATACTCAAGTGGCGTTTTAATTATGGAAAAATGCGCAGATCTGTTACCTGACTACTTTAGCTTTGTTAAAGGAATGGTTGATTCAGAGGATCTATCTCTTAATATCTCAAGAGAAATCTTACAGCATGATCGCCAATTAAAATTAATTGCAAAAAATATTAAAAATAAAATCAAAAGCCAGCTTCAAAGTCTCCTAAAAGATGAAAGAGACAAATACGAGAAATTCTATCAATCATTTGGCAGACAATTAAAGTATGGTGTATATAGTGATTTTGGTGCTAATAAGAGTGACTTGCAAGACTTATTAATGTTCTACTCTTCTAAGGAAAAGAAGCTTGTTACATTAGATGAATACGTATCAAGAATGCCTGAAGATCAAAAATATATTTACTATGCAGCTGGTGAATCCAATGAACGAATTGAAAAGCTGCCACAAACAGAATTAGTTGCTGAAAAAGGCTATGAAATTCTATACTTCACCGATGATATCGATGAATTTGCCATTAAAATGCTAATGAATTATAAAGAAAAAGAATTTAAATCCGTTTCAAGCGGTGATCTAGGTATTGAAGAAGATAGCCAAAACAGCACTGAAACAGAAGAAAAAGAAAACAAGGATTTGTTCGGCTATATGAAAGAGGTACTAGCAGGTAAGGTTAAGGACGTAAAAGCATCGAAACGCTTAAGATCACATCCTGTATGTTTATCAACTGAAGGCGAAGTAACAATCGAGATGGAAAAAATACTTCAAGCGATGCCTGATAATCAAAATATTAAAGCTGATAAAATCCTTGAAATCAATGTAAACCATGATGTTTTTAAATCACTAAAGTCTTCGTTCGAAACAGATAAAGAAAAATTAAATCTTTACACAAACCTTCTATATAGCCAAGCATTATTAATCGAAGGTTTACCAATCGAAGATCCAGTTGAATTCACAAATGATGTATGTAAAATAATGGTGTAA
- a CDS encoding DUF3889 domain-containing protein yields MSNYYGNPYVNGYYQHVPYYQQPQAYHPYYRSPAISPYYSDYRITGQATWTDGGQVTKCNIPWSDNQYMTAAVGENTPYQCGQTLKIRNLSEPGQREILVEVVDRVAGYPANRINLHRRAFEALGANVSLGVINVEIIPTPELEQEKWGKYLLAVTQSAYPGYRVTDYKSVGKTQISPTQTREIFEYILHSQQEQIKIRGTVVYNPNTDRVISFDIKEV; encoded by the coding sequence ATGTCTAATTATTATGGAAACCCGTATGTAAATGGCTATTATCAACATGTGCCATATTACCAACAACCTCAAGCATATCATCCATATTATAGAAGTCCAGCAATAAGCCCTTATTATTCTGATTATCGAATTACAGGTCAAGCGACTTGGACAGACGGGGGACAAGTTACAAAATGTAACATACCATGGTCGGATAATCAATATATGACAGCAGCAGTTGGTGAAAATACACCTTATCAGTGTGGGCAAACGCTTAAAATTCGAAACCTATCAGAACCTGGACAAAGAGAAATTCTCGTTGAAGTAGTTGACAGGGTAGCTGGTTATCCAGCAAATAGAATAAACTTACATCGTCGAGCATTTGAAGCGTTAGGGGCCAATGTTTCTCTCGGTGTGATCAACGTTGAAATTATTCCTACACCTGAGTTGGAACAAGAAAAATGGGGGAAATATTTATTAGCTGTTACGCAATCCGCTTATCCGGGTTATCGGGTAACAGATTATAAATCAGTTGGAAAAACACAGATTTCGCCAACTCAAACTAGGGAAATCTTTGAATATATTTTACATTCTCAACAGGAACAAATTAAGATAAGAGGTACAGTTGTATATAATCCCAATACAGACCGAGTGATCTCTTTCGATATCAAAGAAGTATAA
- a CDS encoding YxcD family protein gives MERLVIPEQDIINAICVYISRKKHIKPEEVEVELMYDDEYGFSAETFANGQKQVLVTGNMIEALRLWLEEFLNRDPFAGIQLVLDDDQGIIAVIN, from the coding sequence ATGGAGAGGTTAGTTATTCCTGAGCAAGATATTATCAATGCCATTTGCGTTTATATTTCCCGTAAAAAGCATATCAAGCCCGAAGAAGTTGAAGTTGAATTAATGTATGATGATGAGTATGGTTTTTCGGCAGAAACATTTGCAAATGGGCAAAAACAAGTACTAGTTACAGGAAATATGATTGAAGCCTTACGATTGTGGCTTGAAGAGTTTTTAAATCGTGATCCGTTTGCTGGTATTCAGCTTGTACTAGATGATGATCAAGGTATCATAGCTGTTATTAATTAA
- a CDS encoding polysaccharide deacetylase family protein, producing MRKVDFKKIITLNLIVSIIFCCLIPISSFAQESQLAEAPIFIDGEPFDTKFIMREGHLLVPALFLKHTGTFVDWNNEYQSVVFNAKDKMFAVPIGKKFTDDFNPRTGTWERGVLTTKAIKFQNEVFVPLIDVVKKLNMDVKYDTTSDRTYITTHLDVKFNSIRNINTNKKLVALTFDDGPENHYTPQILDILKEKGVPATFFVMGQQVKAYPKIMQRIVNEGHAIGNHSYTHPNLSNEWSATVRKELESTLAEIQYNLGIKPDLLRPPYGSVTKADVAMINRLGLRNIMWSVDTMDWSGLSSEQILQIVERQLTPGGIILQHNFQEGLLLDGSVEALPQIIDNLHAKGYKFVTIQTLLANNQ from the coding sequence ATGAGAAAAGTTGATTTTAAAAAAATCATAACTCTAAATTTAATAGTAAGCATTATATTTTGTTGCCTCATTCCTATTAGCAGCTTCGCACAAGAATCACAGCTAGCAGAAGCCCCCATTTTTATAGATGGTGAACCGTTTGACACAAAGTTTATTATGAGAGAAGGACATTTACTAGTACCTGCCCTCTTCCTCAAGCATACCGGGACGTTTGTCGACTGGAATAACGAATATCAATCTGTTGTTTTTAATGCAAAAGATAAAATGTTCGCAGTCCCCATTGGAAAAAAATTCACTGATGACTTTAATCCTCGAACTGGAACATGGGAAAGAGGAGTTCTTACAACAAAAGCCATTAAATTTCAAAACGAGGTTTTTGTACCATTAATTGATGTTGTAAAAAAATTAAATATGGATGTAAAATATGATACGACTAGCGATCGTACATATATAACAACACACTTAGATGTAAAATTTAATTCGATTAGAAATATTAACACTAATAAAAAACTAGTGGCTTTAACATTTGATGATGGACCCGAAAACCACTACACACCTCAAATTCTAGATATCTTGAAAGAAAAGGGTGTTCCTGCTACTTTTTTCGTAATGGGTCAGCAAGTGAAAGCCTATCCAAAGATCATGCAACGAATCGTTAATGAAGGACATGCAATTGGAAATCATAGTTATACACATCCTAACTTAAGCAACGAATGGTCAGCTACAGTCAGAAAAGAACTAGAATCAACATTAGCTGAAATTCAGTATAATCTTGGAATTAAACCAGATCTTCTTAGGCCGCCTTATGGATCGGTGACAAAAGCAGATGTTGCTATGATAAATAGACTTGGATTACGCAATATCATGTGGTCTGTCGATACAATGGATTGGAGCGGATTATCCTCTGAACAAATATTACAAATTGTTGAGAGACAACTTACACCAGGTGGTATTATCCTCCAACACAATTTCCAAGAAGGTCTCTTGCTAGACGGATCTGTTGAAGCCCTGCCACAAATCATAGATAACTTACATGCAAAAGGCTACAAGTTTGTTACTATACAAACTTTACTAGCAAATAATCAATGA
- a CDS encoding YbfB/YjiJ family MFS transporter, with protein sequence MIKHVLLLLGGILSLVIAMGIGRFAYTPILPHMPISNVVAGLLATTNYAGYLLGATLTGIIPFKQRRTFYLRISIVISLLTTAAMGLIHVQLVWYILRFISGISSAFVFVLSASIMLDQLAKRGKTNWSGFYYGGVGFGIFLTGVLVPELIDHFNWEGAWLGLAVLSVAFSAVVWIWLKDDHYYNERGANKEQARQVPPQKWILWLTIAYGLEGFGYIITGTFIVLIADSIPDFNGNATIVWLVVGLAAIPSCIIWSTLANKWGFVKSLIVAMVLQAIGIVFPVFLMSKTGLVISAILFGATFMGITAIVTTLARHMYPANSSRVIGSLTAVYAVGQMIGPTIAGLLAAITNNFDGALLFAASVILLGSVLLVNGIHFERKTTSNICQTEMNARL encoded by the coding sequence TTGATTAAGCATGTTTTATTATTACTAGGAGGAATCCTTTCTTTAGTCATTGCGATGGGAATTGGCAGATTTGCTTATACACCGATTCTTCCACATATGCCTATTTCAAATGTAGTTGCTGGTTTATTGGCCACAACTAATTATGCAGGTTATTTACTCGGAGCTACTTTAACGGGAATTATTCCTTTTAAGCAGCGCAGAACGTTTTACTTACGAATTTCCATAGTAATAAGCCTTCTAACAACAGCGGCTATGGGTCTCATTCACGTACAACTAGTTTGGTATATTCTTCGGTTTATTTCTGGCATTTCTAGTGCGTTTGTCTTCGTTTTATCTGCGAGCATTATGCTTGATCAGCTAGCTAAAAGAGGTAAAACCAATTGGTCAGGTTTTTATTACGGCGGAGTCGGCTTTGGTATATTTTTAACAGGAGTATTAGTTCCTGAATTAATTGATCATTTTAATTGGGAAGGTGCATGGCTTGGTTTAGCTGTCTTAAGTGTAGCTTTTAGTGCAGTGGTCTGGATTTGGTTAAAAGATGATCACTATTATAATGAACGGGGCGCTAACAAGGAACAAGCCAGACAAGTTCCTCCTCAAAAATGGATCCTTTGGTTAACAATTGCTTATGGATTAGAGGGCTTCGGTTATATCATAACCGGAACATTTATCGTATTAATTGCTGACAGTATTCCAGACTTTAATGGAAATGCAACAATAGTTTGGCTTGTAGTCGGTTTAGCAGCTATTCCTTCTTGTATCATTTGGTCCACACTTGCAAATAAGTGGGGATTTGTTAAATCATTAATAGTGGCAATGGTATTACAAGCTATTGGTATTGTATTTCCTGTATTTTTAATGTCAAAAACAGGTTTGGTTATTAGTGCTATTTTATTTGGTGCTACATTTATGGGGATTACTGCAATCGTAACAACATTAGCCAGGCATATGTATCCGGCTAATAGTAGTAGGGTCATTGGTTCGTTAACTGCTGTTTATGCAGTTGGCCAAATGATAGGACCGACCATTGCTGGGTTACTAGCAGCAATTACAAATAACTTTGATGGAGCGCTGCTTTTTGCTGCTAGCGTAATACTGCTTGGTTCAGTATTGCTAGTAAATGGCATTCATTTTGAAAGAAAAACAACTTCAAATATTTGCCAAACGGAGATGAATGCTAGACTATAA
- a CDS encoding VWA domain-containing protein, whose product MKVNKRLFIIVIFLSIALVACSKNENSESQAESEQRVEETRNEEAVTAVKAIEFPEQPADPKQMVQQEVGKKTSDALAIMNQDNESVTWASLLEEFEVTDLSIEEIFSGLIYMFGMDYQKVHNDLANFSPDYSGFGLSAEEETYKNIAIQLDSSGSMAGHVQGGVKMDLAKNAIKEYTSGLPEDSMISLRVYGHKGTGSDADKTLSCSSTEVMYESNIYDETKLAAALSKFQPSGWTPLAATIKAGYGDLQVNASEQSENILFIVSDGIETCGGNPVEEAKKIANSDLNVKVNIIGFNVDDAGQKQLKETAKAGNGTYFTVNSKIELTNTIYDLLQDARSTTAKNFEKADIGYNVNMHSVEVGEHIRELGKAFAYVAYEEKRILHEAAYQLQVEKQLPETEVEKLRTRINQRYDALIQYKQEVENEVSEKNKRKREEVFKSLNKN is encoded by the coding sequence GTGAAAGTTAATAAACGCCTTTTTATTATCGTAATATTTTTATCTATAGCTCTAGTAGCTTGTTCCAAAAATGAAAATTCAGAATCACAAGCAGAAAGCGAGCAAAGAGTTGAAGAAACCAGAAACGAAGAAGCTGTTACAGCGGTGAAAGCAATAGAATTTCCCGAACAACCCGCTGATCCAAAACAAATGGTTCAACAGGAAGTCGGCAAAAAAACAAGTGATGCTCTTGCAATTATGAATCAGGATAACGAGTCAGTAACCTGGGCTTCATTATTAGAAGAGTTCGAAGTAACGGATTTAAGTATTGAAGAAATTTTTAGTGGGCTTATTTATATGTTTGGTATGGATTATCAGAAAGTACACAATGATTTGGCGAATTTTTCGCCAGATTATAGTGGTTTTGGTTTATCTGCAGAAGAAGAAACCTATAAAAACATTGCCATTCAGTTAGATTCAAGCGGTAGCATGGCCGGTCATGTCCAAGGCGGTGTCAAAATGGATTTAGCCAAAAATGCAATCAAGGAATATACATCCGGTTTGCCTGAAGACAGCATGATTTCATTACGAGTTTATGGTCACAAAGGAACGGGCAGCGATGCGGATAAAACATTATCTTGCTCGAGTACTGAAGTGATGTATGAATCGAACATTTATGATGAAACAAAGTTAGCTGCTGCCTTGTCAAAATTTCAACCAAGCGGCTGGACACCTTTAGCAGCAACCATTAAAGCAGGTTATGGCGATTTGCAGGTGAATGCTAGTGAACAGTCAGAAAACATTTTATTTATTGTAAGTGATGGGATTGAGACATGTGGTGGAAATCCTGTTGAAGAAGCTAAAAAAATAGCAAACTCTGATTTAAATGTAAAAGTAAACATTATTGGTTTTAACGTTGATGATGCAGGTCAAAAGCAGTTAAAAGAGACTGCTAAAGCAGGGAATGGAACTTATTTTACGGTTAATTCAAAAATAGAATTAACAAATACAATTTATGATCTTTTACAAGATGCACGTTCGACAACAGCGAAAAATTTTGAGAAAGCAGACATCGGTTATAACGTAAATATGCATAGTGTTGAAGTTGGGGAACATATTCGTGAGCTTGGCAAAGCGTTTGCCTATGTTGCTTATGAAGAAAAACGCATTTTGCATGAGGCTGCATATCAACTCCAAGTCGAAAAACAATTACCTGAAACAGAGGTCGAAAAGTTGCGCACACGTATAAACCAGCGTTATGATGCCTTAATTCAATATAAGCAAGAAGTTGAAAATGAAGTTTCAGAAAAAAATAAGCGTAAAAGAGAAGAGGTCTTCAAGTCCCTTAATAAAAACTGA
- the cpaB gene encoding Flp pilus assembly protein CpaB: MIDAKRKAIIFLTISFLLAVATAGVILVQINDAQRALGEMVKVAAAAKNISSYHEISESDIDWVDLPATSANETFIKSMDELKETITLVELKKGELITDSLVRSKLDIPANERVVLLDATEIVVKDQQLAIGDLVDIIAVYHNANDKVETKRILSNVPVVEVNSSSTDEEEDAESSVGRVKVALPIDDAATIIHHQNTAVQIRVLRVNQASTAEMPKAAK; this comes from the coding sequence ATGATTGATGCTAAAAGAAAGGCCATTATCTTTTTAACGATTTCATTCTTATTAGCTGTAGCAACAGCTGGTGTTATATTAGTTCAAATTAACGACGCACAGCGAGCGCTAGGTGAAATGGTTAAAGTTGCCGCTGCTGCTAAAAATATTAGTTCCTACCATGAAATTAGTGAATCAGACATTGACTGGGTGGATCTGCCGGCTACAAGTGCTAATGAAACGTTTATTAAGAGCATGGATGAACTTAAAGAGACGATAACATTAGTTGAGCTAAAAAAAGGAGAACTAATCACTGATTCACTCGTTAGAAGTAAGTTAGATATCCCAGCAAATGAACGGGTTGTTTTGCTTGATGCTACAGAAATAGTGGTCAAAGATCAGCAGTTAGCCATTGGGGACCTTGTGGATATTATCGCGGTTTATCATAATGCCAATGATAAAGTTGAAACCAAAAGAATACTGAGCAATGTCCCGGTTGTCGAGGTTAATTCTAGTTCAACTGATGAAGAAGAAGATGCGGAATCTTCGGTTGGTAGGGTAAAAGTTGCGCTGCCAATAGATGATGCAGCAACGATTATTCATCACCAAAATACAGCTGTCCAAATTCGAGTGCTAAGAGTGAATCAAGCGAGTACAGCTGAAATGCCAAAAGCTGCGAAATAG